The genomic region CGCTTTAATAAATTCCAGCAACTGCTTGTTTGCATTCGTTTTAGGCGCTATGCGGTATTGAATATTCGGGCGATCAAAGCCGCTTATAAAATGCCGTGCTTCGGTGAGAGAGAGCCGTTCGGCAATCTCCTTGCGGGTGCGCTCGTCGGCGGTCGCCGTTAGCGCAATCCGGGGAATTGCCGGGAATTCGTTAGCCAGCACTGCGAGCTGCAGGTAATCGGAACGAAAGTCATGCCCCCACTGGGACACGCAGTGAGCTTCGTCGATGGCAAACAACGAGATAGACGCATCGTGTAGCAACTCCAGAGTACGGGGTTGTATCAGCCGCTCTGGTGCGCAATAGAGAAGATCCAATTCGCCTGTACTCAGCGCATATTCCGTGGCGCGGGCCTGTTCAAAATCCATAGTGGAGTTTAGGAATGCCGCCCGCACACCCACCTCACGAAGTGCCGCAACCTGATCTTGCATCAACGCGATCAATGGCGAGATAACAATGGCTGTACCGGAACGAACAAGGGCGGGGACCTGATAACAGAGGGATTTACCTCCACCAGTAGGCATCAGTACCAGGGCATTACCGCCGGAGACTAATTCACGGATAATCTCTCCCTGCAGCGGGCGGAAGGTTTCATATCCGAAAACCTCGTGCAAAACCTGCTCGGGGCTTCTGCCTGAAGTAGTGGGTCGCTCTGCAGAAAGCTGTTCAAAGTCCTGGTCGGGATACATAGGATAACCGGTTAATCGCGAAGCGGAGGTGAAATCTGGTAGCGGATCATATCAGATTCAGCACAAGGAATGGCCGAACAGACAGTCTATTGGGAGGCAAAGCCAAGGAAGAAACGGTACAATACGGCGGCTTTAAACTACCGCTTCACGGCTGATCATCATCGATACAGACAAGAACAGGGCATCCATGCAGGAATTTGACGCCATCCGTCCCTATTCGGACGAAGAAACCGGCCCGGCAATTCAACGGTTGGTCAACGACCAAGAATTTCTGGACATGGTCGGGCGCTTCAAGTCGCCGGCACTGGCTCGCTGGGCCCCAGCACCTCTGCGGTTTTTCACGCGTCGCTGGCTGGCAAGCCGCTTTGGCCATTTCACACAGGTGGACGACCTACAGACAGCGCTTTCCGGCTATATCGGTGATCTGATTGAAGGCACCACCACCTGTGTGACCACCAGCGGCTTAGAAAATCTCAGTAAGCAGGGCGCTTACCTGTTTATATCCAACCATCGGGACATAGTGTTTGATCCCATGGTGATCAACTATCTGTTGTTCCGAAACGATTTGCGCACCACACGGATCGCTATTGGCGACAACCTGCTGGCCAACCGCGTATTCGCTGAAATGATGCGGTTGAACAAAAGTTTTATTGTTCGCCGTGATATGACCAGCCCCCGTGAAATGCGCGACGCCTACATCACGCTTTCTGGTTTTATTAACCACAGCATCGCTAGCAATGAGAATATCTGGATCGCCCAACGGGAAGGGCGTGCTAAAGATGGTCTGGATTTTACCGATCCGGCGATCATCAAGATGTTTTACATGAGCAGCAAGAAGGACGGCCTGAGCTTTGCTGAGGCAATGAACAAGCTCCGAATCGTTCCTGTGTCCATATCCTACGAATACGACCCCTGCGACGGCGACAAAGCCCGCGAGCTGGAAACCAAGGCCCGCGCCGGCAGCTATAAAAAAGCAGAAGGTGAAGACACAGAACAGATTATGAAAGGCCTGACTGAGTTCAAGGGCCATGTGCACGTTCACTTTGGCACTCCCATCATAGATGCGCCGGAAAACGCCAAAGAGCTTGCTGCGTTAATTGATCGGGAAATACACGCCAATTACCACTTGCACGCATCTAACCTTGTGGCCTACGAGAGTCGCGGGCTTCATTCCCAGGATGTTAAGGATTTGGACGCTGTTCGTGATTCCGTTGTAACCGCCGGGAACTGGTCTGAAGAAGACATGCGGGCCGCCCGTTCAGAAATGGACAAAAGGTTGGAGGCTTGTGATACCGCTAGTCGCCCCTACCTATTGAACATGTATGCCAACCCGGTTCAAACCGCGTTGGATGCAAATGCCCGTCTAAACATTTCGGAGAAATCCGGACAATAATTCTTTTCAACAACGAGGTACTGCGTGCAGGATCTTCAGTATATTGAGCTAGAAACCCGAGCCAACCCAACAGCCGCCGTCATCTGGCTGCATGGGCTCGGTGCCAGTGGCCACGATTTTGAACCCGTAGTGCCGGAGCTCGGTTTACCGGACGACGCTGCCGTACGTTTTATATTCCCGCACGCCCCTAATCTGCCGGTAACTATCAACGGGGGCATGAGCATGCCTGCCTGGTATGACATAAAAGCGATGGATATCGATCGGGTTGTGGACACTGACCAGTTGATGGATTCGTCTCGGGCCGTGGGCAAACTGGTTGACCGGGAAATCGAGCGTGGCATTCCTGCCGCGAACATCGTTATTGCCGGGTTTTCACAGGGTGGGGCGGTTGCTTACGAACTTGGTTTAACATACCCGAAGCGACTGGCGGGCATTCTGGCACTATCCACCTACTTCGCCACGGCGAAAACGGTGCAGCCTTCAGAAGCAAACGCAGGTATCCCCATCAACGTGTACCACGGAACAGCTGACCCCATGGTTCCGGAAGCACTTGGTGTTCGAAGCGTGGAAGCACTCAAGGGAATGGGCTACGAGCCAGCCTATATGACATTCCCCATGGAGCACAGCGTGTGCCTTGAGGAAATTCAGGAGATCGGGCGCTTTATCCGCAAGCACGCTCTATAAGCATCAATGAAAACACACCGGCATTCAGCTACGCCAGAATGCCGGTGAAAACACGATCACCACGCTCAAAATCTCCAAACGCCCCATCAGCATGCCCACGGCCAAAATCCACTTAGCGGGATCTGGCAGGGGGCCGAAGTTCCCCGCGGGACCGATGATGTCACCCAGGCCTGGGCCTACGTTGGTAAGCGCGGTAAGTGCGCCAGATAAAGACGTGACAAAGTCGAGCTGCATAGCGGCAAGCGACACGGTAATCAGAAACAAACACAGCAGAAAGATAAAGGTGTAGGCGATCATCGACGCAATAATGTCGTCACTAACCGCCCGACCGTTGTAGTTACGGGTTAGCACGGCGCGTGGGTGCAATAAACGGATCAATTGCTCACGTAGTATGATCAGTGAA from Marinobacter sp. LV10R510-11A harbors:
- a CDS encoding alpha/beta hydrolase, which codes for MQDLQYIELETRANPTAAVIWLHGLGASGHDFEPVVPELGLPDDAAVRFIFPHAPNLPVTINGGMSMPAWYDIKAMDIDRVVDTDQLMDSSRAVGKLVDREIERGIPAANIVIAGFSQGGAVAYELGLTYPKRLAGILALSTYFATAKTVQPSEANAGIPINVYHGTADPMVPEALGVRSVEALKGMGYEPAYMTFPMEHSVCLEEIQEIGRFIRKHAL
- a CDS encoding 1-acyl-sn-glycerol-3-phosphate acyltransferase — its product is MQEFDAIRPYSDEETGPAIQRLVNDQEFLDMVGRFKSPALARWAPAPLRFFTRRWLASRFGHFTQVDDLQTALSGYIGDLIEGTTTCVTTSGLENLSKQGAYLFISNHRDIVFDPMVINYLLFRNDLRTTRIAIGDNLLANRVFAEMMRLNKSFIVRRDMTSPREMRDAYITLSGFINHSIASNENIWIAQREGRAKDGLDFTDPAIIKMFYMSSKKDGLSFAEAMNKLRIVPVSISYEYDPCDGDKARELETKARAGSYKKAEGEDTEQIMKGLTEFKGHVHVHFGTPIIDAPENAKELAALIDREIHANYHLHASNLVAYESRGLHSQDVKDLDAVRDSVVTAGNWSEEDMRAARSEMDKRLEACDTASRPYLLNMYANPVQTALDANARLNISEKSGQ